Proteins co-encoded in one Nonlabens agnitus genomic window:
- a CDS encoding tetratricopeptide repeat protein has product MEFNLNNDDDLSIEKFELMLKTNEVGFFDSDEFEEIIEHYLENGKMALARKAIHLAMNQHPSSVNLKLFHAEMLIFDDKFELAHELLDELHELQPHNSEIFIQKANIFSKTEQHEKAINLLNDALQLTDDKADVYNLIGMEFLFIEDYSSAKLNFMQCLELDDTDYSALYNIIYCFDFLQENQQAIDFLNMFLNKNPYCEVAWHQVGKQYFDLKMYEKSLAAFEFAIISDDHFVGAYLEKGKVLEKLGRYNEAIENYQITLELDDPTSFAYLRLGKCFNKLGNSELAIKYFKKTINEDPLLDKGWISIVDYYSKQLNYPKALSYIEKAIEVDGENALYWTRYAHLNKRLNFFEEAEYGYRKAIELGNYEQETWLSRADILLALGETEAVVSNLNYGLEFYPQQVEMEYRIAGAYYKLNQKVKARFHLQNALKTDPEYIIILEELFPELMKEKEVKDLIARYS; this is encoded by the coding sequence ATGGAATTCAACTTAAATAATGATGATGATTTGAGCATTGAAAAGTTTGAATTGATGCTTAAAACCAACGAGGTAGGTTTCTTTGATAGCGATGAATTTGAAGAAATTATTGAGCATTATCTGGAAAACGGAAAGATGGCTCTGGCTCGCAAAGCGATCCATCTTGCGATGAATCAACATCCATCATCAGTCAATTTAAAGCTGTTTCATGCAGAGATGTTGATTTTTGATGACAAATTTGAACTGGCTCACGAACTACTGGACGAGTTACATGAATTGCAACCCCACAATTCTGAAATATTCATTCAAAAGGCTAATATATTTTCCAAAACAGAGCAGCATGAGAAGGCGATCAACCTTCTTAACGATGCATTACAATTGACGGATGATAAGGCAGATGTCTACAACCTTATAGGTATGGAATTTCTTTTTATAGAGGACTATTCCAGTGCCAAGTTGAATTTTATGCAGTGTCTAGAGCTGGACGATACAGACTATTCTGCGCTTTATAACATTATCTATTGTTTCGATTTTCTACAGGAAAATCAGCAAGCCATAGACTTCTTAAATATGTTCTTAAACAAGAATCCATATTGTGAAGTTGCCTGGCATCAAGTAGGCAAGCAATACTTTGATTTGAAGATGTATGAGAAGTCACTAGCCGCTTTTGAATTTGCGATCATTTCAGACGATCACTTTGTAGGTGCCTATCTTGAAAAAGGTAAGGTGTTGGAAAAGCTGGGTCGCTACAATGAGGCGATTGAGAATTATCAAATCACATTAGAGCTGGATGATCCTACATCCTTTGCTTATTTACGTTTAGGAAAATGCTTCAACAAGTTAGGGAATAGCGAACTAGCTATTAAATACTTCAAAAAGACTATTAATGAAGATCCGTTATTGGATAAAGGCTGGATTTCCATTGTGGACTACTATTCAAAGCAGTTGAATTACCCTAAAGCATTAAGTTATATAGAAAAGGCTATTGAAGTTGATGGAGAAAATGCGCTGTACTGGACAAGGTATGCGCATTTGAATAAACGTCTTAACTTCTTTGAAGAGGCTGAATACGGTTATCGCAAAGCCATTGAATTAGGTAATTACGAGCAAGAAACCTGGTTGTCTAGAGCGGATATTTTGTTAGCCCTAGGTGAAACTGAGGCTGTCGTTTCTAACTTGAACTACGGTCTTGAATTTTACCCACAACAGGTAGAAATGGAATATCGCATTGCTGGTGCTTACTATAAATTGAATCAAAAAGTCAAAGCGAGATTTCATCTACAAAATGCGCTAAAAACAGATCCAGAATACATCATCATTCTAGAAGAACTTTTTCCTGAATTGATGAAGGAAAAAGAAGTAAAGGATCTCATAGCGCGATACTCCTAA
- a CDS encoding DegT/DnrJ/EryC1/StrS family aminotransferase: MQEKIWLSSPHMGGAERDFVTEAFDTNWVAPLGPNVNGFEKDLETYQGQDVKVAALSSGTAAIHLALIQAGVTAGDEVICQSFTFCGSSNPILYLGATPILVDSERDTWNMCPDSLKSAIEDRIDKGKKPKAIIAVHLYGMPYKVDEIHAFAKAYSIPVIEDSAEALGSSYNGRKCGTFGDFGILSFNGNKIITTSGGGAMVCHSIEDKQKTVYLATQARDEAPHYQHSEVGYNYRMSNISAGIGRGQMQVLDKHVHLRRAMNQFYQELFAAIDGVEVLVEKSADYYSNHWLSAILVDPAVTGGITREDLRLALEAENIESRPLWKPMHLQPLYSKYPYYGGTVCEELFEKGLCLPSGSNLTNADRERIASVITKVFS, translated from the coding sequence ATGCAAGAAAAAATTTGGCTGTCTTCACCGCATATGGGTGGTGCAGAACGTGACTTTGTGACCGAGGCGTTTGATACGAACTGGGTGGCACCTCTAGGACCTAATGTCAACGGATTTGAAAAGGACCTAGAAACCTATCAGGGTCAGGATGTTAAGGTAGCGGCCCTAAGCTCTGGTACTGCAGCGATTCATCTCGCACTTATCCAGGCAGGTGTGACCGCCGGCGATGAGGTCATTTGCCAAAGTTTTACTTTTTGTGGTAGCTCCAATCCCATATTGTATCTAGGTGCTACACCTATTTTAGTGGATAGTGAGCGCGACACTTGGAACATGTGTCCTGATTCTTTAAAAAGTGCTATAGAAGACCGTATTGATAAAGGTAAGAAGCCCAAAGCCATTATCGCGGTGCACTTGTATGGTATGCCCTATAAGGTGGATGAGATTCATGCTTTCGCGAAAGCGTACTCCATACCCGTCATTGAAGATAGCGCTGAGGCTTTAGGTAGTAGTTACAACGGACGAAAATGCGGAACCTTTGGGGACTTTGGGATCCTTAGTTTTAACGGTAACAAAATCATCACGACCAGCGGTGGTGGAGCGATGGTTTGCCATTCCATAGAGGATAAACAAAAAACAGTTTATCTGGCCACCCAAGCAAGAGACGAGGCGCCGCATTATCAGCATAGTGAGGTAGGTTACAATTACCGTATGAGTAATATTAGTGCCGGTATAGGTCGTGGCCAGATGCAAGTCCTTGATAAGCATGTCCATCTACGCCGTGCTATGAATCAATTTTATCAAGAATTGTTTGCAGCTATCGATGGAGTAGAGGTTCTCGTTGAAAAATCTGCCGATTATTATTCTAACCATTGGCTTAGTGCCATTTTAGTTGATCCAGCTGTCACCGGTGGTATTACGAGAGAGGATTTGCGACTGGCATTAGAAGCCGAAAACATAGAATCACGCCCTTTATGGAAACCTATGCACCTGCAACCTCTTTATTCCAAGTACCCCTATTATGGAGGTACCGTATGCGAGGAGCTTTTTGAAAAGGGTTTGTGCCTTCCTTCTGGATCAAATCTCACAAATGCCGATAGGGAGCGTATTGCTAGTGTTATAACAAAAGTTTTTAGTTAG
- a CDS encoding polysaccharide biosynthesis/export family protein — MLIASCTTKKEVLYFQDIQEKESYTPENYKSIIKNNDRLSIIVSSADMTNASPYNRLIPGITDANDFRVNGQPLLQDYLVDTDGYIILPKLGKYRVAGKSRMTLEEELSNEYRKYITDAVVNVRIANFKITVLGEVQRPGTFTIPDERVTLPQALGLAGDLTIYGKRKDIILLRDRNGIQESHIIDLTKSDVLDSELFYLQQNDVLVVGPNNAQVNGASFNRNNALYVSIASVLLSVIILISR, encoded by the coding sequence ATGCTAATTGCTAGTTGCACGACCAAAAAGGAAGTGTTGTACTTTCAAGATATACAAGAAAAAGAAAGTTATACTCCAGAAAATTACAAGTCTATCATTAAAAATAATGATCGGCTTTCCATTATCGTGAGCAGTGCTGACATGACTAATGCCAGTCCTTACAATAGATTAATTCCTGGAATCACTGACGCAAATGACTTTAGAGTAAATGGCCAGCCCTTATTACAGGATTACTTAGTTGACACCGATGGTTATATTATTTTACCAAAGTTGGGAAAATATAGGGTTGCTGGTAAATCACGAATGACGCTAGAAGAGGAGTTGTCAAATGAATACCGTAAATATATCACGGACGCTGTTGTTAATGTCAGAATTGCCAATTTTAAAATCACTGTTTTAGGAGAAGTACAGCGTCCAGGAACATTTACTATTCCTGATGAAAGGGTCACTCTACCGCAAGCTTTAGGACTGGCTGGTGATCTAACTATTTATGGAAAGCGAAAAGACATTATTTTACTGAGAGATAGAAATGGAATTCAAGAAAGTCATATCATTGATTTGACCAAATCTGATGTTCTAGACAGTGAATTATTCTATTTACAACAAAATGATGTTTTAGTTGTAGGTCCTAATAACGCACAAGTCAATGGGGCATCTTTTAACCGTAACAATGCCCTCTATGTTTCCATAGCCTCGGTTTTACTATCTGTTATCATACTTATTTCCCGTTAA
- a CDS encoding aspartate aminotransferase family protein encodes MKEDFFKYQAPTTPFAPGLEIERASGNYIIDTQGNKYLDMVAGVSALPLGHCHPEVVNAIKDQVDRYMHVMVYGEYAQKPAVELCKLLASTMPAPLDMTYLVNSGTEAIEASIKLAKTVTQRSEIIAMKNCYHGNTLGSLSLMNYEERKAPFRPLLPDIKHIQFNCLPDLKRITHKTAAVVMETIQGGAGFIMPDKRWFQALRETCTKMGALLILDEIQPGVGRTGTMWHFEQHNIVPDVVVSGKGLAGGLPIGSLTASSEHLNHFKTSPMLGHITTFGGNPVIASAALATLQVILREGYMERVKMMELRFRESLLSKHIVQVRGTGLMLAAILPDATHTAAIVDRCREKGVIFFLLLFEKRAIRITPPYTVTMDEIDHACNILKQTIAEFYGS; translated from the coding sequence TTGAAAGAGGACTTTTTTAAATATCAAGCGCCCACGACTCCATTTGCTCCAGGTCTAGAAATAGAACGCGCTTCTGGAAACTACATCATCGATACGCAGGGTAACAAGTATCTGGATATGGTGGCAGGTGTCAGCGCCTTGCCGTTGGGACATTGCCATCCTGAAGTGGTAAACGCCATTAAAGATCAAGTGGATCGGTACATGCACGTTATGGTTTATGGTGAATATGCCCAGAAACCTGCAGTGGAATTGTGCAAATTGCTAGCGAGCACGATGCCGGCGCCCTTAGACATGACCTATCTGGTAAACAGTGGTACAGAAGCCATTGAAGCCTCCATCAAGCTGGCCAAAACCGTTACCCAACGCTCAGAGATTATTGCCATGAAGAATTGTTATCATGGGAACACGCTAGGTTCGCTTAGTCTGATGAATTATGAAGAGCGCAAGGCACCATTCAGACCGCTGTTGCCAGATATAAAGCATATTCAATTCAATTGCCTGCCAGACTTAAAAAGGATTACCCATAAAACAGCAGCCGTGGTGATGGAAACCATCCAAGGTGGTGCGGGTTTTATCATGCCAGACAAACGCTGGTTCCAGGCGTTGCGGGAAACCTGTACCAAAATGGGAGCCTTATTGATTCTGGACGAGATTCAGCCAGGTGTTGGCCGTACTGGCACCATGTGGCATTTTGAGCAACACAACATTGTTCCCGACGTCGTGGTAAGCGGTAAAGGCCTTGCGGGTGGTCTTCCCATTGGTTCGCTAACGGCCAGTTCAGAGCACTTGAATCACTTCAAAACATCACCCATGTTGGGGCACATCACCACCTTTGGTGGTAATCCTGTGATTGCTTCAGCGGCTCTTGCAACCCTGCAGGTGATATTACGAGAAGGTTATATGGAACGTGTGAAGATGATGGAATTACGCTTTCGCGAAAGCTTACTATCCAAACATATCGTGCAAGTAAGAGGCACCGGTTTGATGCTGGCTGCCATATTGCCTGATGCGACACATACGGCTGCCATTGTTGATCGTTGTAGGGAAAAAGGTGTGATTTTCTTTTTGCTGCTTTTTGAAAAGCGAGCCATACGCATCACGCCGCCCTATACCGTGACTATGGATGAAATTGATCACGCCTGTAATATTTTAAAGCAAACAATTGCCGAATTCTACGGCTCATAA
- a CDS encoding T9SS type A sorting domain-containing protein, whose translation MSIFSNPSSSDAVTIYNLEAWNPMTFKIFHTLGQQMHMVEKTRSGSIETINGMNELDSGLYLIQVYQNDLLTSIKLNLTDFSMKNLKTLLFVSAMLFTGSLYAQESAPPDFETDVDDVSMAPIPGIAIAAAVALVIGFKAAQRED comes from the coding sequence ATCTCCATATTTTCTAATCCTTCCAGCAGTGATGCCGTTACCATCTACAACCTAGAGGCTTGGAATCCGATGACTTTTAAAATCTTCCATACTTTAGGTCAACAAATGCATATGGTGGAGAAGACCAGAAGTGGAAGCATTGAGACGATTAATGGAATGAATGAGTTGGACAGCGGTTTATATTTGATACAAGTTTATCAGAATGATCTCCTAACCTCTATAAAATTAAACTTAACTGATTTTAGCATGAAAAATTTAAAAACTTTATTATTTGTTTCAGCGATGCTTTTTACTGGTAGTCTTTATGCACAGGAAAGTGCACCACCTGATTTTGAAACTGATGTCGATGATGTTAGCATGGCGCCAATTCCTGGAATTGCCATTGCTGCAGCAGTTGCATTGGTCATTGGATTTAAGGCGGCTCAACGAGAAGACTAA
- a CDS encoding GumC family protein, with product MQESNQQHTMTEETLSQQIQPYLNKWFWFVISAVLFITIAFFYLRYSTKIYQAEASILIKDTQAGGGVSELAALGDLGMLGNNFNSVENEIEILTSRRLMSRVVEELRLDVRYFREGNIKTSEVFQSAPFTVTKVLDTVSVETPVEFYVQPISQLTFEYWVNEGEETKTANFGSYVKVGENTEVQISSLNSSLDSKDSDNIFLVRLADFEKVVVSYADKVSISQSVKRGSVIDLSISDPVPSKAAAILNQLIIEYNKDATEDKNIVAKNTVEFIEDRLATIELSLDSVEIKKENFKRENNLSDIVAEAGLNLQSSAEYTSLQIEAQTQLRIAKDLRAYMASLNDTEYIPANLTLGSSSVNEIINEYNQLLLTYNQRLETATELNPIVQELQGQLSKLRSSINASLNSYIQSLEVRLGSIASQNNRIEGRLGEIPATERTARDIERDQTIVEAIYLYLFQKKEETAISLAVTAPKAKVVDSAWISDQPISPKPKIVLLGALIVGLLIPFAFIYLKGLIYNKIENRKDVTRRLSNTSFLGEVPKLASDESDVITKNDRSILAESFRILRTNLQYKLSALSNTVKTPVIIVTSSVKGEGKTFVSFNLAMTMANSGKNVLLVGGDIRNPQLHRYLVKGSKNLKGVTEFLVYPEYQPEELVHESDANSNLKIMLSGAIPPNPAELWLSSRVDELLDYGKENYDVVIIDSAPSMLVTDTLLISDKADVTVYVTRANYTEKPLLDFVSDTIESEKLKNVAMVLNNVKIANFGYGNKYAYSYGVDADSTWTRLLKAVKLKK from the coding sequence ATGCAAGAATCAAATCAGCAACACACAATGACTGAGGAAACGCTTTCACAGCAAATTCAACCGTACTTAAATAAATGGTTTTGGTTTGTGATATCTGCGGTTTTGTTCATAACGATAGCCTTTTTCTATTTGAGGTATTCGACTAAAATTTATCAAGCCGAGGCCTCTATACTGATTAAAGATACTCAGGCTGGAGGAGGTGTATCAGAATTAGCTGCTTTAGGGGATTTGGGAATGCTTGGAAATAATTTCAATAGTGTAGAGAACGAGATTGAAATTTTGACCTCAAGAAGACTTATGTCTAGAGTGGTGGAGGAGCTTCGTTTAGATGTGCGGTATTTTAGAGAAGGTAATATTAAAACTTCTGAGGTATTCCAATCTGCTCCTTTTACAGTTACCAAAGTACTAGATACCGTAAGTGTAGAAACACCGGTAGAATTTTACGTACAACCCATTTCTCAGTTGACTTTTGAATATTGGGTTAATGAAGGTGAGGAAACTAAGACGGCCAATTTTGGTTCTTATGTCAAAGTTGGTGAGAATACCGAAGTTCAAATCAGCTCCCTCAATAGTTCTTTGGATAGCAAGGACAGCGATAACATTTTTCTTGTAAGATTGGCTGATTTTGAAAAAGTAGTCGTTAGTTATGCGGACAAGGTTTCTATTTCACAATCTGTAAAGAGAGGTAGTGTGATCGATTTGTCCATTTCTGATCCGGTGCCTTCAAAAGCGGCTGCAATTTTGAATCAATTGATTATTGAATATAATAAAGATGCGACCGAGGATAAAAATATCGTAGCTAAAAACACCGTGGAGTTTATTGAAGATCGGTTAGCTACTATAGAATTGTCCCTAGATTCTGTTGAGATCAAAAAGGAGAATTTTAAAAGAGAGAATAATCTATCCGACATTGTAGCCGAGGCTGGTTTAAATCTACAATCCAGCGCAGAATATACCTCCTTGCAAATTGAGGCTCAAACGCAATTAAGAATTGCTAAAGATTTGCGTGCTTATATGGCAAGCTTAAATGATACTGAATATATTCCAGCTAATTTAACCCTAGGAAGTAGTTCGGTTAATGAAATTATTAATGAGTATAATCAGCTTTTACTTACTTATAATCAACGCTTAGAAACGGCCACTGAGCTTAACCCTATTGTACAGGAATTACAGGGTCAATTGTCCAAATTAAGGTCCTCGATAAATGCATCTTTAAATTCCTATATCCAGTCATTAGAAGTGCGGTTAGGCAGCATTGCTTCTCAAAATAATAGAATTGAAGGGCGATTGGGGGAAATTCCGGCGACCGAAAGAACGGCAAGAGATATAGAACGAGACCAAACTATCGTTGAGGCTATCTACTTGTATCTCTTTCAAAAGAAAGAAGAAACTGCTATAAGCCTAGCCGTTACAGCACCCAAGGCAAAAGTGGTTGATAGTGCCTGGATTTCTGATCAACCTATTTCTCCTAAACCAAAAATTGTGCTTTTGGGAGCTCTGATTGTAGGACTACTTATACCCTTTGCGTTTATCTATTTGAAAGGCTTGATTTATAACAAAATCGAAAACAGAAAAGATGTTACGAGACGTCTATCCAACACCTCTTTCCTAGGCGAAGTGCCAAAATTGGCTTCAGATGAATCTGATGTAATTACTAAGAACGACAGGTCCATATTAGCTGAATCGTTTAGGATTTTGCGAACAAATCTGCAGTATAAACTTTCTGCACTATCTAATACCGTCAAAACACCTGTGATCATCGTCACTTCCTCTGTAAAAGGTGAAGGAAAAACATTTGTCTCTTTTAATCTTGCCATGACTATGGCCAACTCCGGTAAAAATGTGTTGCTTGTGGGTGGTGATATTAGAAACCCGCAGTTGCATAGATATTTGGTAAAAGGCAGCAAGAATTTAAAAGGTGTGACCGAATTCTTGGTATATCCAGAATATCAGCCCGAAGAACTGGTTCATGAAAGTGATGCTAATTCCAACCTAAAAATAATGCTGTCTGGAGCCATTCCTCCCAATCCAGCAGAGCTATGGTTAAGTTCGCGTGTCGATGAGCTTTTGGACTACGGAAAAGAAAATTATGATGTAGTGATCATCGACAGTGCTCCATCCATGCTGGTTACGGATACCTTATTGATCAGCGATAAAGCGGATGTTACTGTTTATGTCACTCGAGCTAATTATACCGAAAAGCCTTTGTTAGACTTTGTAAGCGATACCATCGAAAGTGAAAAACTTAAGAATGTTGCCATGGTACTGAATAACGTCAAAATAGCCAACTTTGGCTATGGGAACAAATACGCTTACTCTTATGGAGTAGATGCGGATAGCACCTGGACGCGATTACTGAAAGCAGTTAAGCTCAAAAAGTAA
- a CDS encoding sugar transferase — protein sequence MIRKLLEMTSATLLILLLLPFFTIIFVVAALSFNSSGIFLQTRIGQHGKPFTIYKFRTIKNGQVTQFGKFLRKTKLDELPQLFNILRGDMTFVGPRPDVPGYYDQLKGNDRRVLALQPGLTSLAALKYRNEEALLKQQKDPKAYNDTVIFPDKIAMNLEYLEKRSLTYDLKIIWLTFISLFK from the coding sequence ATGATTAGAAAGCTGCTTGAGATGACCTCGGCAACTCTTTTGATCCTATTATTACTGCCATTTTTCACCATTATATTCGTCGTAGCTGCTTTGTCATTCAACTCTTCAGGGATCTTTCTACAAACCCGCATAGGCCAGCACGGTAAACCTTTTACCATCTATAAATTCCGTACCATAAAGAATGGTCAGGTAACCCAATTCGGGAAATTCTTGCGTAAGACCAAGTTGGACGAGTTGCCCCAGCTTTTTAATATTTTAAGAGGTGATATGACCTTTGTAGGCCCACGACCCGATGTTCCTGGTTATTACGACCAACTTAAAGGAAACGATAGGCGAGTGCTGGCACTCCAACCAGGCCTTACCAGTCTGGCAGCCTTAAAATATAGAAATGAGGAAGCGCTTCTGAAACAACAAAAGGATCCTAAAGCATATAACGATACCGTCATCTTTCCAGACAAGATAGCTATGAACTTGGAGTATTTGGAAAAGCGCAGTCTTACGTACGATCTCAAAATCATCTGGCTGACTTTTATTTCCTTATTTAAGTAG
- a CDS encoding tyrosine-protein phosphatase — MFFFTKKVFLADAIDGLIDMHNHVLPNIDDGSDSLETTSSMIKWYRELGFSGVYTTPHTMEDYYGNDAEKIKSSFIETKAGLSIDDAGFILGTASEYMMDGGFEDILKTKNFLTLPGNHLLFEFSYFQKPFNSEELIFEMSNLDLKPILAHPERYRYLSIQQMLDFANRGCRLQLNMLSLSGHYGSDAKKKALDLLKGNHYSFIATDAHKQEHLSKIKDIQIDKKLVPALQRLIKTQMSVFEK, encoded by the coding sequence ATGTTCTTTTTTACCAAGAAAGTTTTTCTGGCAGATGCAATCGATGGTCTCATCGATATGCACAATCATGTGTTGCCCAATATTGATGATGGTTCGGATAGTCTGGAGACAACTTCGAGCATGATCAAATGGTATCGTGAATTAGGGTTCTCTGGAGTTTACACGACACCTCATACCATGGAGGATTACTATGGGAATGATGCAGAAAAAATCAAAAGCAGCTTCATAGAAACTAAAGCAGGCTTATCAATAGACGATGCAGGTTTTATTTTAGGTACTGCGTCAGAATATATGATGGACGGTGGTTTTGAGGACATTCTTAAAACTAAGAATTTCTTGACCCTGCCAGGAAATCATCTGTTGTTTGAATTTAGCTATTTTCAAAAGCCCTTCAATTCGGAAGAGCTGATTTTTGAAATGAGTAATTTGGATTTGAAACCCATTCTAGCGCATCCAGAACGATACAGGTATTTAAGCATTCAACAGATGCTGGATTTTGCAAATAGAGGCTGCAGATTGCAACTCAATATGTTGAGCCTATCGGGACACTATGGATCTGATGCTAAGAAAAAAGCTTTAGACCTTTTAAAAGGCAATCACTATTCTTTCATAGCGACAGACGCTCATAAACAGGAACACCTGAGTAAAATAAAAGACATCCAAATAGACAAAAAGCTAGTGCCAGCACTGCAGCGCCTCATTAAAACACAAATGAGTGTATTTGAGAAATAA
- a CDS encoding polysaccharide biosynthesis protein: MPLYFPGLFFFLFLFSTYAGLIRHSTFVDIFKIAFSSGFSAVLLASISYGYYLFSGSKIFLIPFLIIHAVITFACMLMLRILVKSLYTYMTNMGRKKHRVLILGVNDDAIAVGEALSISDRQNFVLGGFVSFKKKYKKIKIQGAPIFKYDEHFFETIAPYKINGLVMVGDQMKVSEKNHLVDLALEQNLRIYHAPSITKWENESDVNGNIKEIQIEDLLERHPINLDDSQIHHYINDKIVLITGGAGSIGSEIVRQVSHYQPKKVLVLDQAESPLHNLELELRKDHPEVSYEFILADVRKKSRIEEIFKSESIAVVFHAAAYKHVPLIERNPTEAIQVNILGTVNLADLSAEYCADRFVMVSTDKAVNPTNVMGASKRAAEIYVQSLMKEGDGETKFITTRFGNVLGSNGSVIPYFKEQIKNGGPVTVTHENIIRYFMTIPEACQLVLQAGTMGQGGEVFVFDMGKPVRIMDLARKMIKLSGLEPDKDIKISVIGLRPGEKLYEELLSNEATTLPTHHSKILRAIDHAQSLEHVMNLIIEIAAAAEQSNDIHMISKLKVLVPEFKSENSVYEFLDIPTHSED; encoded by the coding sequence GTGCCTCTTTATTTCCCTGGTTTATTTTTCTTCCTTTTTCTATTTAGTACGTATGCGGGTCTTATACGTCACAGCACCTTTGTAGATATTTTTAAGATTGCTTTTTCCAGTGGTTTTAGTGCTGTATTACTTGCTTCTATAAGTTATGGATACTATCTGTTTTCTGGATCTAAAATATTCTTGATCCCATTTTTGATTATCCATGCAGTGATCACCTTTGCTTGTATGTTGATGTTGCGCATATTAGTGAAGTCCTTATATACGTATATGACTAATATGGGGCGAAAAAAACATCGAGTTCTTATCCTGGGTGTTAATGATGATGCCATCGCTGTAGGAGAAGCCTTATCGATTTCTGACCGTCAAAATTTTGTTTTGGGAGGGTTTGTCAGTTTTAAAAAAAAGTATAAAAAGATAAAAATTCAAGGTGCTCCCATTTTTAAATATGATGAACATTTTTTTGAAACCATTGCACCTTATAAAATCAATGGACTGGTCATGGTGGGAGATCAAATGAAAGTATCTGAAAAGAATCATTTAGTAGACCTTGCTCTTGAACAAAATTTGAGAATCTATCACGCTCCCTCTATCACCAAATGGGAAAACGAATCTGATGTCAATGGGAATATTAAAGAAATCCAGATTGAAGACCTATTAGAGCGCCATCCCATCAATCTAGATGACTCACAGATCCATCATTATATTAACGATAAGATTGTTCTTATTACAGGCGGTGCAGGGTCTATAGGTAGTGAAATTGTACGTCAGGTCAGTCATTATCAACCTAAAAAAGTATTGGTATTGGATCAGGCGGAATCACCTCTACACAATTTAGAGTTAGAGTTACGCAAAGATCATCCAGAGGTCTCCTATGAATTCATACTAGCCGATGTTCGGAAAAAGTCCAGAATCGAGGAGATTTTCAAGAGTGAATCGATTGCTGTTGTTTTTCATGCTGCTGCCTATAAACATGTCCCACTTATTGAGCGTAATCCAACCGAGGCGATACAAGTCAACATCTTAGGAACGGTAAACCTTGCTGATTTATCTGCGGAATATTGTGCGGATCGATTTGTTATGGTCAGTACCGATAAGGCGGTGAACCCTACTAATGTTATGGGCGCTAGTAAAAGGGCTGCCGAAATTTATGTGCAATCGTTGATGAAAGAAGGCGACGGTGAAACCAAGTTCATCACTACTAGATTTGGTAATGTTCTAGGATCCAATGGTTCTGTCATTCCTTATTTTAAGGAACAAATTAAAAATGGCGGTCCTGTTACTGTCACTCACGAGAATATTATAAGGTATTTTATGACCATTCCTGAAGCCTGTCAATTGGTTCTTCAGGCTGGAACTATGGGACAAGGAGGCGAGGTTTTTGTATTTGACATGGGGAAACCCGTTAGAATCATGGATCTGGCGAGAAAGATGATTAAGCTTTCTGGTTTAGAGCCTGATAAAGACATCAAAATTTCAGTGATAGGTTTACGACCTGGTGAGAAGCTGTATGAAGAACTTTTAAGTAACGAGGCCACTACGCTTCCCACACATCATTCCAAGATCTTAAGGGCTATAGACCATGCTCAATCTTTAGAGCACGTCATGAATTTGATTATTGAAATTGCTGCAGCTGCAGAACAGTCTAATGATATTCATATGATTAGTAAGCTTAAAGTTTTGGTACCCGAATTTAAAAGCGAAAATAGCGTTTATGAGTTTCTGGACATACCGACCCATTCAGAAGATTGA